The following is a genomic window from Paenibacillus thiaminolyticus.
ATTCCCTCCGTACAGCCCGTAACGAATACGAGCCGTTCCGCTTGGAGCTCCTTCACGAGCCGCAAGGCCGGATTGACGCTCTCCCCGTTTTTGATATCGAGGTTCAGCATCAGGCCGCGGCGCTTCGCCTCTTCCAGCACATCGGCCAGCATCACCAGCCCGTGCTCGCGGTGCGGCGGCCCGAGTCTCGCTCTGGCCGGCATCCGGTTCAGCTCTCTCGCATCGTACAATTCAAGCAGGAGCGAATGATCATGGAGCAGCACGGGTTCGTCCTTGCAGGTGACACGGATATCCAACTCGGCGACATCCGCTCCCGTCGCCGCCGCTTCCATCAATGACGCCCACGTGTTGGCAGGCGCTTCGCCACAGCCGGTATGGGCGGTGACGAGCAGGCGTGTCTCTCTCGTTGGCATGGGATTCCCCTCTCTCTCTTTCACGGCGTGAACAGGCGATCGGCCGATTCACGCCGGATGCGGTGACTGACTTCAACACTTGCTGCAGGTTTCTTTTGATTCCTTCTGATGTTGTGATATGTACACTATAAGGAGTGAATGTTTTCGTGAGATGAACGGGATATTAACGTTTTTTGAAGCCCGTTCTTATCCGGTGCCCCGCAGTCCGGGTCACTACAGTCAAGGTTCAGCCGCGGAGAGAGAGTGATTTGTGGTTTGTTGTGGCGTTTTCCAGCGCAAAAAAAGAACCGGACTCATGTCCGGTTCCCCGTCTCCATACCGCCATCCGCCACGATCCAGGTGATGGCTTTGATCTCCAGCTCCTGCGTCCATGACGCCGGATGCTCCTGATCGCATACGATGACATCGATCTGCTCCAGCGGCGCGATATGGCAGAAGGCCTGAATGCCGATCTTGCTGTAGTCGGCCAGCACGATGACCTCCTTCGCGTTCGCGGTCACCATCCGGGAGATCACGGAATCATTCATATCATAGTCGCTGATTCCGGTCATCACCGACATCCCGCCAACGGAGATGAACGCTTTGTCTACATAGAAATTGCGCAGCATCTCCTGGCAGAGATGCCCGCTTACCGACTGCTGCTCCGGCGAAATCTCCCCGCCAAGAATGATGACCCGGCCGCTGAACAAGCCCTGCGTCAGCGACTCGCGGAGCAGACTGGCCACCGCCAACGAATTGGTGATGACTGTCACCCGCTTTTTGCCCTTCACGGCCCGGGCCAGCTCATGAATCGTCGTGCCTGTATCCATATAGACGGTATTCCCGTCCTGAATCAGCTCGGCGGCGCGGCGGCCAATCGCCTGCTTCGCTTCATGGTTGAGGACTTGCCGCTGCTGGTACGGAGGCTCGCCTTCCTCATACTGCACCTTGACCGCCCCGCCGTATACCCGCCGCAGCCGCCCTACCTCCTCCAGCACCGCCAGATCGCGCCGGATCGTCTCGTTCGAGACATGAAGCCGTTCAGCGAGCGAGACGACCCGCACCTTGCCGACCGCATCGAGCTGCTCGATAATATAACCTTTGCGTTCTTCCGCCAAAAGCGACATCGGCATCGCCCCTCCCCTTTTCCCAGGAAATCGCCTTGCACTTTAAATCAACTGCCTTAAATCATCTATTCCCGCAGTGCGAAGCGCTCTTCGAATGACAGTGGAATGGAGAAGCATTCATAGGGTCCCGTCAACAAGCGGTAATCCGGGTAAGCCAGCTTCTCGCATCCATTCAAGTTCGCCAAATGGTCCACCCACGGGGAGAACGTTCGGAACGTGATGCGGTTCGCACGCTCATCGAATTCCGCCAGCCTCAGCCAGCCGTTGCCGCCGCGATAGCTATCCTGATAGTTGATGAGCAGTTGGATAACGTCCTGCCCACTCGCATTATGCCGAATCCGATGCGCCGTGCCATCATAATGCCCGTTCACCGTCATAAAAACTTGCGGAAAAGGCCAGACCAGCTCCTCCCAGATGAGCAGCCCGCTCTCCGAATCTCGGGCCTTCCGCCGCCCTGCTTCATCCCGTTCCGCATACAGGATATCATGCGAGACGAGAACGGTAGGCAGCGTCCTGTGCTGCTCCAGCAACTCCTTGCACCAAGCCATATCCTGCCGCAGATACTTCATATCCGCCATCAGCCAGCCGTAATGGTAGCTCCCCGCTTCGATGATGCCATACGAGCTGTACCCGGAAGGGGAGCAGCCCCGGACATAACGCTTGGGGAGGAACCGTTCCGGCCCGAAATGCCGTAAATAGGTCCCGGCCGCATCATAGTCATGGTTGCCCGCAGTCATCATGTACGGGACATTCGCGTCATCCAGGATGGCGACCGCCCGTGACGCCCGCTCCCATTCCTCTTCCGCTTCGCTATGGTCAACGACATCGCCCAGCACAGCCGTCATGGCGATACGGCCCCGGGCCTGATGCTTCGCCAGCCATTCCGTCTGAGCCTCGAACATCTCGGGATTCAGATAGACCAGCTTCTGCGGATCGGGGACAAAAGCGAATTGATAGTTCTCTGCCCGTTCCAGCGGAGGGAAGGGGTCATTAGTGCCTTCCAGCACCCGCATCGGCTCAATCTCCACTAACCAATCCGTCCGCTCCAGAGGTTCGCCTGCAATGCGGATCTCCCGAATCGTTCCGGTGAATAGCTTGTCCAGACGCCCTCCCCATTCGGATGCGCCGACATTCCAGCCCTTGCCTTCGATGGCGGCGATGCCGATGATGCTCCGCGCCGGACTGTTGAAGTCGCAAATGCCGTTCACGTACAGCAGCGTCCGATCTCCATCGTTGATGATGACGACATGATGCCACTCCTCTTCCTTCAAATAACGCGACCAACTTGTCGCCGGCACATCCCGTGTCCAGGAATGGCTGACCCATTGATATTCCATGCAGTTCGAGACAGATAAGGTGGCGAGCAGTTCATTCTCCCCCTGCCTGCCGATATCCGCTCCGCGTCCCTGCCGGGTGAGCACCCCCATCCAGCT
Proteins encoded in this region:
- a CDS encoding DeoR/GlpR family DNA-binding transcription regulator, translating into MSLLAEERKGYIIEQLDAVGKVRVVSLAERLHVSNETIRRDLAVLEEVGRLRRVYGGAVKVQYEEGEPPYQQRQVLNHEAKQAIGRRAAELIQDGNTVYMDTGTTIHELARAVKGKKRVTVITNSLAVASLLRESLTQGLFSGRVIILGGEISPEQQSVSGHLCQEMLRNFYVDKAFISVGGMSVMTGISDYDMNDSVISRMVTANAKEVIVLADYSKIGIQAFCHIAPLEQIDVIVCDQEHPASWTQELEIKAITWIVADGGMETGNRT
- a CDS encoding LamG-like jellyroll fold domain-containing protein → MQHERMMPLAERCQPLSVLAHWRFEPGQVVSGSIEAGALVLADQSGNGNRLESVAVRQGPGSAPQEPEAQPSLPLSWADDGLVFRNDDAPSGCYFRTAGDAPINQERFERGYTIEAIVHLPRPFREEKHSWMGVLTRQGRGADIGRQGENELLATLSVSNCMEYQWVSHSWTRDVPATSWSRYLKEEEWHHVVIINDGDRTLLYVNGICDFNSPARSIIGIAAIEGKGWNVGASEWGGRLDKLFTGTIREIRIAGEPLERTDWLVEIEPMRVLEGTNDPFPPLERAENYQFAFVPDPQKLVYLNPEMFEAQTEWLAKHQARGRIAMTAVLGDVVDHSEAEEEWERASRAVAILDDANVPYMMTAGNHDYDAAGTYLRHFGPERFLPKRYVRGCSPSGYSSYGIIEAGSYHYGWLMADMKYLRQDMAWCKELLEQHRTLPTVLVSHDILYAERDEAGRRKARDSESGLLIWEELVWPFPQVFMTVNGHYDGTAHRIRHNASGQDVIQLLINYQDSYRGGNGWLRLAEFDERANRITFRTFSPWVDHLANLNGCEKLAYPDYRLLTGPYECFSIPLSFEERFALRE
- a CDS encoding glycerophosphodiester phosphodiesterase, encoding MPTRETRLLVTAHTGCGEAPANTWASLMEAAATGADVAELDIRVTCKDEPVLLHDHSLLLELYDARELNRMPARARLGPPHREHGLVMLADVLEEAKRRGLMLNLDIKNGESVNPALRLVKELQAERLVFVTGCTEGIEVDTEGISLLLNVPESADAASNEGATGAVDAAQNAAAAGNGAMNAAAEGAFIRSVCEQAKRQGYQGVNVPYERCSPDFVACAHALGLIVSVYTVDDADAMRSLMNMKVDSITTKRPEQLLRLRKVDERHEA